A genomic window from Streptomyces sp. HUAS YS2 includes:
- a CDS encoding Bax inhibitor-1/YccA family protein codes for MRSSNPVFSRRGFSRDNGSAGFNAQQQAGGPAVGTNPYAQGTADPYAQGAGNPYATNPYAPQSTQYGAPAPARTGGMTMDDVVTRTAMTLGTVVIGAVLAWTLLPVSPTSYGLAIGAALVAFVLAIVQSFKRTPSPALIIGYAAFEGVFLGVISEMFNAQWSGAPFQAVLGTMAVSGATLFMYKQRWIRVTARYARIGMTIAIAFVVVMAVNLLLSVFGAVDDGGLRSFGPLGAVVGILAILIGCFFLTLDFKQIEDGVAYGAPREESWLAAFGLTMSLVWIYLEMLRLVAIFSGDD; via the coding sequence ATGAGGAGCAGCAACCCGGTCTTCTCGCGACGGGGGTTCAGCCGCGACAACGGCTCCGCGGGCTTCAACGCGCAGCAGCAGGCCGGGGGCCCCGCCGTAGGAACCAACCCGTACGCGCAGGGAACGGCCGACCCGTACGCCCAGGGCGCCGGCAACCCGTACGCCACCAACCCCTACGCCCCGCAGAGCACGCAGTACGGCGCCCCCGCGCCGGCCCGCACGGGCGGCATGACGATGGACGACGTCGTCACGCGCACCGCCATGACGCTCGGCACCGTGGTCATCGGCGCCGTCCTCGCGTGGACGCTGCTGCCCGTCTCGCCGACCAGCTACGGTCTGGCGATCGGCGCCGCGCTGGTGGCCTTCGTGCTGGCGATCGTGCAGTCCTTCAAGCGCACGCCGTCGCCCGCGCTGATCATCGGCTACGCCGCGTTCGAGGGCGTCTTCCTCGGCGTCATCAGCGAGATGTTCAACGCGCAGTGGTCCGGCGCCCCGTTCCAGGCGGTGCTCGGCACCATGGCCGTCTCCGGCGCCACGCTGTTCATGTACAAGCAGCGCTGGATCCGGGTCACCGCCCGCTACGCGCGCATCGGCATGACCATCGCGATCGCCTTCGTGGTCGTCATGGCGGTCAACCTGCTGCTCAGCGTCTTCGGTGCGGTCGACGACGGCGGCCTGCGGAGCTTCGGCCCGCTCGGCGCGGTCGTCGGCATCCTGGCGATCCTGATCGGCTGCTTCTTCCTGACGCTGGACTTCAAGCAGATCGAGGACGGCGTCGCCTACGGCGCGCCCCGCGAGGAGTCCTGGCTGGCCGCGTTCGGCCTGACCATGTCTCTGGTCTGGATCTACCTGGAGATGCTGCGCCTGGTCGCGATCTTCTCCGGCGACGACTAA
- a CDS encoding DUF4287 domain-containing protein has translation MSHVFSEETHRNLLARIPHCTGREVADWLRTVEEGPSLVRFEEKVSWLRGEHDLAYGHAKAIIHEYDLRRAARRLL, from the coding sequence ATGTCCCACGTCTTCTCCGAAGAGACCCATCGCAACCTGCTCGCCCGCATCCCTCATTGCACCGGTCGTGAAGTGGCCGACTGGCTGCGCACCGTCGAGGAAGGCCCCTCGCTCGTCCGCTTCGAGGAGAAGGTCAGCTGGCTCCGGGGCGAGCACGACCTCGCGTACGGGCATGCGAAGGCGATCATCCACGAGTACGACCTCCGTCGAGCCGCCCGCCGGCTGCTCTGA